The segment GCCTTCGGCAGCTGTCCACAAGTCATTGGATGGCAGCGTCCGGTCGCGGTCGAAGTAACTAGGCAACTCCGGACGGGAAAAGACCGGACGCCGCCACCCCTTTTTCGTTTGCTTCCCACCTACCAGGAAACAGCAATGTCCAAGCTCAAAGGAAAGGTCGCCGTCGTCACGGGCGGCAATAGCGGTATCGGCCTCGCCGTCGCCAAGCAGTTCATCGAGGAAGGCGCGAAGGTCTACATCACCGGTCGCCGCCAGGCCGAGCTCGACAAGGCCGTTGCTGCCATCGGCCCGTCTGCGGTCGCCATCCAGACGGACGTGAGCAAGCTCGCCGACCTCGACAAGCTCTTCGCCCAGGTCAAGGCCGAGGAGGGCCGCATCGACGTGCTGATGCTCAACGCCGCGTTCGGTGAGTTCCAGACGCTCGGTGAAATCACCGAAGACAACTACGACGCCCACTTCAATACGAACGTGCGCGCCAACATCTTCGGTCTGCAGAAGGCCCTGCCGCTTCTGCCGAAGGGCGCTTCGGTCATCATCACCGGTTCGATTGCCGGCTCGTCGGGCATCCCGAACTTCTCCGTGTACGGCGCCACCAAGGGTGCGCTCCGTGCGTTCGTCCGCTCTGCCATTGTCGACCTCAAGGACCGTGGCATCCGCGTCAACATCCTCGCCCCGGGCCACACCTCGACCCCGGCTCTCGACCGCCTCGTGCCGGTCGAATACCAGGACCAGGCACTGACGAGCACAGTGCCGTCGGGTCGCCTCGGCACGCCGGAAGACATGGCCAAGGCCGCGTTGTTCCTCGCGTCGGATGACAGCAGCTACGTCAACGGCGCCGAGCTCGTTGTCGATGGCGGCGTCAACCAGATTTGACGCACCAGGCGCCCCTTACGGGGCGCCTTTTTCATCCGGCGTAATGCCGTGGCGTGCCCACGGGCCGGACCAGCGTGCATAGGCGTGCCGGGCCGAGATGCGAAGGCGGACTTCGGTTCCGCCAAAGGCACGGGGCCGGATGTCGAGGTGGGCCTGGATGCGTGTGGCACGCTCCCGCATGCCCGTGATGCCGAAATGCCTGTGCGACGCGGTTGACTGCGTGTCACCGGCCACGATGCCATGGCCGTTGTCGGCGACACTGACGGCGAGTTCGCCCGGTTCAAACCGGAGGTGGCAGACAATGAGTGTCGCGTTGGCATGGCGGTAGGCGTTGAAGAGCGCTTCCCGCATGATGTCGA is part of the Luteibacter pinisoli genome and harbors:
- a CDS encoding SDR family NAD(P)-dependent oxidoreductase, with translation MSKLKGKVAVVTGGNSGIGLAVAKQFIEEGAKVYITGRRQAELDKAVAAIGPSAVAIQTDVSKLADLDKLFAQVKAEEGRIDVLMLNAAFGEFQTLGEITEDNYDAHFNTNVRANIFGLQKALPLLPKGASVIITGSIAGSSGIPNFSVYGATKGALRAFVRSAIVDLKDRGIRVNILAPGHTSTPALDRLVPVEYQDQALTSTVPSGRLGTPEDMAKAALFLASDDSSYVNGAELVVDGGVNQI